attgcacgacatataaatttataattttttcgttattattgttatattttcagcatcaattttaattttattaacaattGCAACATTTTAATAGAAGTATATCAATGAATATTAGACTTCGACAAAAAAACATGCCATaaggtttattatttttgtatgcTATCaacattatatatttaatttcttaaaattggtttttgcaggtttaaattttatagacaTTATGTTTCTTCACCTTGAAAAAAAGCGCATGTACTCTGAGTCTTTAGCGggactaaaataatttttttatttgaaaattaaaataaagtagTGCTAATtttagaaaggaaaaaaaaacacatagTAGTTGGAATTAGATTAGATTATTCATTTGTCTTCCTAAACTTGAATCTGAGAGGataaattttaaccaaacctAGTTCAGATAACAAATATTTCTAAGTtacatgtatttttatttcaggAAGAAATTGATCagttgaattaaaaaattaaacaaaataaatttgtctACAGGAAAATACAATTTATGATGCCTTAATAAGAAAAGATTATGATATAAAATGGTGGAAGTTGTTGAACAGTACCTGTAGTCAATCATCGGTCTAGTTTCCCCCAAAAATCTCTCTTTCTGGTTAGATTAGACCCCGGTCATCTTGGAACCAACCAATTTCAGATGGATGCAATTgctcaaattaattaaaatgtaacAAAATGAGACTTTgttttatctttctttttttcaaataacAGAAAAGTACCAAATAAACCTATCATGTGGTTTGACTTCATTTCaagaataaatttatagtttattttgcAACAATTTATTGacattttattatcaaatatgtttacaaaatcagttggaactaatttaatttatgtttttttcactttaataccttattttttgtttttgtaatattttcatACCCCGccacaattaattttaaaattttgatatcaAATATAAAGATAGAAAGTATTaccaaaacaaaatattatatcaCAAAAATTGTTTATGGAATGTTTGTGTTAAATTATAGAATATTAATGAtactattcatcaaaaaatattaatgatacTAAGTAAAggtaaaaggtaaaaaaaaaagattaaagggTCAGCTCGGTTTGCAAATTCGTGACTCCGGGTCAAATGACCCACTCTCagccattttgataaattaaggACAATAATCTCTAATTTTAAATAAGGACAAAATTATACGATATGACAAGTCCATGGACAGAGataatgcaatttttttttaattgaacaaaaaaaagagagcACTATCgttaatcaacaaaaaaaatgaagagtgtTATCACTAATCGATTAAAACGACTAAAAGTGAGTTATCTGATTTGAAATTACAAATTTAAGTATCAAGATGaccttttacttaaaaaaagtaaattcaTGGTATAAATGTACAACAAGGTACCATTTAGAGCATACAGGAGTAACAACATTTTAGTTCTTATTTCTTGTTTCACATTCAAACTTATCAAACCGTAACTTAAATTTTCCAAGAAATGAGGAGACTACATCTGCCAATCTGTTACTTGTTTATTGAATTCATTTATTAACTCACCTTTTTGTGACTTCGTAATTCAtaatcaaattgcaaaaaactcGGCGGATTGAATTTTACGATAAATATTTAGCTAAGTCGGACAAAAACTATATATAAAGATCGAGGATTCGGAATTATTAGAATCAAGTTGCAAATTATGAATTCGCTATTGGTCGGAAAGATGACGAAAAGACGGCCATGGTGGTTGGAAAGCTTTAAAGGATGGTCTTACGTCGCGTACGAAATGTTATTTCAGAAAATGTGTACATGGCATCTGAAGAATCCGTTGCCATTGCCTTGTCTGAAAAACATTAATAGTATTGTAACTGGTTGTACTAGCGGAATTGGACTTGAAATCGCCAAGCAATTAGCCTTTTCAGGAGCACATGTAGTTATGGCTGTCAGGAATATTTCTTCAGCCTACGAATTAGTTCAGAATTGGCACGACGAATTGCAGGAGGAATGGTATGGTACATCGACACTAAGTATCGAAGTATTGGAGCTGAATCTTCTCTCTCTGAACTCGGTTATTCATTTCGCGAAGAAATGGAATTCGAATTCGAAACCTTTGAATATTCTCGTCAATAATGCGGGTATTTTCTCCTTGGGAGAGGCTCAGAAATTTTCCAAAGATGGATTCGAAACGCATATGCAGGTTAACCATTTTGCGCCTGCATTGCTTTCGATTTTGCTATTACCATCTATGATATCTAATGGATCATCTCTGAGGAGGATTATCAACGTGAACTCGAGTTTGCATAAGATGGGATTTGTAAATATAGACGACATGAATTTCGTCCTGAATAAACCGAGATTCACTAGCACAAAGGCGTATTCAAATAGTAAACTTG
This window of the Mercurialis annua linkage group LG5, ddMerAnnu1.2, whole genome shotgun sequence genome carries:
- the LOC126681380 gene encoding dehydrogenase/reductase SDR family member FEY-like, encoding MNSLLVGKMTKRRPWWLESFKGWSYVAYEMLFQKMCTWHLKNPLPLPCLKNINSIVTGCTSGIGLEIAKQLAFSGAHVVMAVRNISSAYELVQNWHDELQEEWYGTSTLSIEVLELNLLSLNSVIHFAKKWNSNSKPLNILVNNAGIFSLGEAQKFSKDGFETHMQVNHFAPALLSILLLPSMISNGSSLRRIINVNSSLHKMGFVNIDDMNFVLNKPRFTSTKAYSNSKLAQVMFSGILQRHLTFQSGVSVVCVSPGSVRTNVTRGLPEIIKLAHNCIPYFPFSPRQGARSALFAATDTKIPQYCKQLKIKEPPFGVYISLKCNLVRPSRKARNLFVANAVWKRTLDMIGLPLDVVERILKGEKVMSCLYKNVSACVHIQNESSSVLIRNESASVHIRNESASVHMLNESVLYQLRMNL